The Corynebacterium sp. SCR221107 genome includes the window TGTCGACGCCGGTGGAAATGTCGATGTAGGCCGGGTCCGTCGGGCCGGAATAGACCCGGTAGGCCGGAGTCAGGTCGGTGAGCGTGAGCTCGTCGTGCGTGGAGGTCCCGCACAATTCGAAGAAGTGGTCGAAGGCCTCGGGCATGAGATACCAGCTTGGGCCGGTGTCGAAGCGGAAGCCGTCTACTTCAAGGTTTCCCGCGCGCCCGCCGGTTACCTCCAGCTTGTCGACCACCGTGACCGCGTAACCTTCCCGGCCGAGCAGTGCCGCGGTGGCAAGTCCCGCCACACCCGCGCCGATGACCACGGCCCGCCTGTCTTGTTGGCGCATGTTCTCACACCTCTTTTTCATTGCGTACAATTGTCATAAAAACGTGGAGCTAGCAGCGTGCGGCCTTAGCCAGGAGCAGGAGTTTTCGCGCGGCGGGCACGCTCACCCGGGCAGTGAGCACCTCGCGCGCGGGACGCTGGTCAATTCGGTCGGTCAGCTCGCTAAAAAGGTCGGCGGCCGCGCGCACGCCCCGGCGGGCGTCGTCGGGAAGCAGCGGGATGACCGCATTCGCTACGGCCAGATCGTTGCGGATATCGGCGATGAGTTCGGCCTTGATGGCGTCGTCAAGCACCCGGCCGGACAGGGCCGGGAAGTACGTGCGCCCCAACACGGTGGTGTCCTCGGAGATGTCGCGCAAGAAGTTGACCTTCTGGAATGCCGCTCCCAGCGCCCGCGCCCCCTCATCGAGGCTCGCGCGCGTGGCCGGGTCGAGGTCCTCCCCGGCGACAAAAATGGCAACGCACAACAGGCCGATAACCTCGGCCGAACCGTAGATGTAGTCGTCAAAGTCACGGGCGTCATAGCTGCGTTGGGTGAGATCGCCGCGCATGCTTGTGAAAAACGCCCGCACGTGGGCTTCCTCGAAGTGGCAGCGCCTGGCCGTGATGGCATAGGCATGCACGATGGGATCGGTGTGGAAGCGCCTACTCGGGGCCTCGATAATGAGGCGCTCGTAGTCATCGAGGGCTCCCGCGATTGCATCGGCCGCTCCCCCTGCGGCCTTGGCGGTGCCGTCGACGATCTCATCGGCGATGCGCACAACCGCATACAGGTTGCAGATATCCGTGCGCACCCGCGCGCCGAGGAGCTTGGTCGACATGGCAAAGCTGGTGGAATAGGAAGTGATCACTGCCCGCGCGGCGGCGAAAGACATCGCATCAAAGCGCGCAAGGTAGTCCGTATCCTCGCAAGGGTCCGGTTCAAAGGGCTGAAGGGTTGTCTTCTTTCGCTGGCGAGGCTGACCGAAGGCATAAGGCCGAGGCAGTTTCATGAACACCTTCTTGTATCCAAGCAGCGAATCTAACTGTTCCAGCTTAGAGGTTCCCCGCCCGGGGAAGAATCCGCGAGCGCCATCGAGCGGAATTTTCCATCCTTTTTGGGGGAGCGCCACCGCCGAAGCCCGGCGCGCTGCCAGAAAGCGTTGCCCTTGCCGCAGGCGTTGTTACCGCGCCGCACGCTTACCGACGCCCACCGGCCTCGTCAAGCGCTTGCGGCCGCCGCGCCCAGTCTCGAACGTAGGTAGGCGCGGATCCAATCCCGGGCTGGTTTTTCCACCCACTCGTAGCTGATCCAGGCCACCACGATGCTGAGTGCGACGGTGAGGACGGCAACGACGACAAAGTCGACGATCGAGCCGCTAAACAAATTGATTCCTGCCACGGGCAACACAAAACTGAGCACGGGCAGATGCCACAGGAAAATCGAGTAGGACCACGTGCCCACCTGCACCAGCGCCGGGGTCGACAACAGGCCATACCCTTTGCCGAAGCGGCGATGCCCAGGATCGGAATCGGGCCGTCCCAGGCCGTAGGGCACCAGCAGCACGGCCGCAAACAGGGTGCCGCCGAGAATGCGGCGCACGAACTCCAAGGGGCTTGGGTGGACCAGTCCTAAGGGACCAAACCACTCCTGCCCCGCCACCCAGCAGATCACCGCCGCCACCGGCCACGCCACCCGACGCCACCACGCGGGCACGGTAACGCGGCCCTCCAGCTCGGCCACGATCATCCCGACCGCAAACCACGGCAGGTAGCTTAGCGGGTAAATCTGAAAATTCACCCCGGCAAACGTCTGTCCCGCGTCATTAGTTGTGCCCGGGTCCGGCCAGGGTGTGCCCGCCCACGCAAGCCCCAGGCAACCGAGCGCGAGCATGAATGCTATCCGCCGCCGGCGCCCTTGATCACCCGCCGAACCCGCGCGATGTGCGAGACGATAAAGCACCGGCAAGGCAACATAAAAGGCAACCTCCACGCTGAGGCTCCACAGGTGGGTCAGTCCACCCGCGAGATGATCGGGGAAGTAGATCTGGGTGAAGGTAAGCGTCGTTAAGCCTACCTGCGGCGAGGTACCGAAAGAAGCCGGAACCAATGCCAAGGAAACCGCAACCAGCACCCAATAGGCGGGCAGAATGCGGGCGGCGCGGCGCAAATAGTAGCCCTCGCGGCGAAAATTGCGCCACAAGAGGAAGGCGGAAAGGGCAAAGAAGATCGCGACGAAGTAGTCGAAGCGGGCCACGATCGCGCCGAGCACGCTGCGCTGCGATAACCCGGTTTGAAAGCCCACGTGGGTAATCAGCACCCCGAGTGCCGCCACCGCGCGCAAGCCCTCTAGCTGCGCAAGAAAGCGCGGCGCGGCGGTAGTGGGCACGACGTGTCCTCGCAATCGATCATCGGGGGCTTGAGCATTGGTGCGGCGCAGCCACCCTTGCCCGCCGTGACGTCCCACGAGTGACGGTGATGTCGCGCGCGCCTGCTAGCGTGGGTAGCGACGCTACTGCAAAGGCAGGTGGCATCTGGCACGATTCTAGCCCATGCCCACCAGCCTACAGTGGAGGTGTGGTTGGGCAAGCGGTATCCGCGGGTAGCCGGCTTAACCGCACAGCCGTGGTGGAACTACGGGTCGAACAGCGCTTCTGCAGCGCTGTGACATGCTGCGATAGGTGCAGGTGGCGTGCTAAAGAAGAAAAGACATGGGCCATAAAGGACCCAGAGAGGACCCGGAGGAGGACAACCAGTGCGAGGACAATCGGTCTGGATCCATCGTGCGGCGATCATCGGCGCCTTCGTCATTCTCGCGCTGTCTTCGCTGGTCCCCGTGCTCGTCTTGCAGTCCATCAAGCCGATTCCGGTGGACACCTCGCGGACGGTATCCACCGAGCCCGCGCAGACAAAGATGTATGACGCGGCAGCCCAGTGCCCCGAGGACGCAGCCCGCAACTGTTATGTGGTGGATACCTTCTCCAGCCTCAAGCGCACCCTGCACACGAGTGCCTCCGAGAAAAAAGACGAGGTCAACCTGGAGGTTGTCGAGAAGCTGGCGCGCTTGGAGTCGCCCACACCGGACGAAGCAGCAGCTGCGGGCACGGGGGCTGCGCCACCTGCGACCACGGAGACCGCGGAGCCGGATGAGGCGGCCTTCGACGACGCGGAGGCGCTCATCGAGGTCGAGGACTCGCTGCGGTTGATTCGCCATTCCACCTACCCCGTCGTCGACAACGTCTCCCACCTGAGTCTGGCCGCACCCACCGCGGGACTAGACATCCAGACCGGTGATTTTGCCCGCGGTGGATTGCAGTATTTCTTCCCCTTTGAGACCGAGCGCCGCTCCTATCAATACTTCGATGTGATCGCGCAGCAGTCCGCCCCCTTGGATTATGTGGGGATGGAGGGCGAAACGTATGTGTTTACCCAGACCATTCCGGCGGTCAGCCTTCGGGAGGCGGTGACCCGCTCCTTTACCCACCCGGCCGATCTGTCCGATGAGCCCGGCGCGCAGGCCGGGGCTTCCGGTTTGTCCGAGTCCGAGCGCTCCCGGGTAGACGCGCTGCAGGTCACAGGCGCGGCAAGCCAGTTCTATGCCCCCGGCGATAACGCGCCCACGGGCACGGTCGTCCTCGATCCCTATTACGCTGCAACCCGCACCTTGTGGGTGGAGCCGAAGTCCGGAACCATCGTCAACCAGGTCGAGGACATGTTCATTTTCCTGGCACAGAATCAGGACGAGGCCAACGCCACCGTGGCCGCTGGCGGCGATGATTACCGCACGCTGCTGCAGACCTCCCTGGCGTGGGATTCGGCCACC containing:
- a CDS encoding DUF3068 domain-containing protein; protein product: MRGQSVWIHRAAIIGAFVILALSSLVPVLVLQSIKPIPVDTSRTVSTEPAQTKMYDAAAQCPEDAARNCYVVDTFSSLKRTLHTSASEKKDEVNLEVVEKLARLESPTPDEAAAAGTGAAPPATTETAEPDEAAFDDAEALIEVEDSLRLIRHSTYPVVDNVSHLSLAAPTAGLDIQTGDFARGGLQYFFPFETERRSYQYFDVIAQQSAPLDYVGMEGETYVFTQTIPAVSLREAVTRSFTHPADLSDEPGAQAGASGLSESERSRVDALQVTGAASQFYAPGDNAPTGTVVLDPYYAATRTLWVEPKSGTIVNQVEDMFIFLAQNQDEANATVAAGGDDYRTLLQTSLAWDSATRETAWAQAHPVVAALNNLKLATFIARVCAVIVMVFGLVRFNRVRVRKA
- a CDS encoding acyltransferase family protein, whose protein sequence is MGRHGGQGWLRRTNAQAPDDRLRGHVVPTTAAPRFLAQLEGLRAVAALGVLITHVGFQTGLSQRSVLGAIVARFDYFVAIFFALSAFLLWRNFRREGYYLRRAARILPAYWVLVAVSLALVPASFGTSPQVGLTTLTFTQIYFPDHLAGGLTHLWSLSVEVAFYVALPVLYRLAHRAGSAGDQGRRRRIAFMLALGCLGLAWAGTPWPDPGTTNDAGQTFAGVNFQIYPLSYLPWFAVGMIVAELEGRVTVPAWWRRVAWPVAAVICWVAGQEWFGPLGLVHPSPLEFVRRILGGTLFAAVLLVPYGLGRPDSDPGHRRFGKGYGLLSTPALVQVGTWSYSIFLWHLPVLSFVLPVAGINLFSGSIVDFVVVAVLTVALSIVVAWISYEWVEKPARDWIRAYLRSRLGAAAASA
- a CDS encoding phytoene/squalene synthase family protein; the protein is MSFAAARAVITSYSTSFAMSTKLLGARVRTDICNLYAVVRIADEIVDGTAKAAGGAADAIAGALDDYERLIIEAPSRRFHTDPIVHAYAITARRCHFEEAHVRAFFTSMRGDLTQRSYDARDFDDYIYGSAEVIGLLCVAIFVAGEDLDPATRASLDEGARALGAAFQKVNFLRDISEDTTVLGRTYFPALSGRVLDDAIKAELIADIRNDLAVANAVIPLLPDDARRGVRAAADLFSELTDRIDQRPAREVLTARVSVPAARKLLLLAKAARC